One Longimicrobium sp. genomic region harbors:
- a CDS encoding PHP domain-containing protein: protein MKRIDLHIHTHASDGHCSPTQVVQMAASARLDVIAITDHDTVAGVDEAIAAAAAHPLQLVPGIEMSTREGDHEIHILGYFIDHHAPSVTRHQVSAVERRAGRMRGMVANLNGMGIEVDYEDVERAAGPDSSAIGRPHLARALLERGQTRYYSEAFERYIGDKGVAFVRSDFPGVRQAIEDIHAAGGVAVWAHPEIAIFDQYVRAFADWGLDGLECYRPNTPPVESHLFETAANTLGLLRTGGSDWHSTHRGPLGEFAVKYSDVSALLDPRLPALS from the coding sequence ATGAAACGGATCGACCTGCACATCCACACCCACGCCTCTGACGGGCACTGCTCACCCACACAGGTCGTGCAGATGGCCGCCAGCGCGCGGCTCGACGTGATCGCCATCACCGACCACGACACCGTGGCCGGCGTGGACGAAGCCATCGCGGCCGCCGCGGCGCACCCGCTGCAACTGGTGCCGGGCATCGAGATGAGCACGCGCGAGGGCGACCACGAGATCCACATCCTGGGCTACTTCATTGACCACCACGCCCCCTCCGTCACGCGCCACCAGGTGAGCGCCGTGGAGCGCCGCGCCGGCCGCATGCGCGGGATGGTGGCGAACCTCAACGGGATGGGGATCGAGGTCGACTACGAGGACGTGGAGCGCGCCGCCGGCCCGGACTCGTCCGCCATCGGCCGCCCGCACCTGGCCCGCGCCCTCCTAGAGCGCGGCCAGACCCGCTACTACTCCGAGGCCTTCGAGCGCTACATCGGGGACAAGGGAGTCGCCTTCGTGCGCAGCGACTTCCCCGGCGTGCGCCAGGCGATCGAGGACATCCACGCGGCCGGCGGGGTCGCGGTGTGGGCGCACCCGGAGATCGCCATCTTCGACCAGTACGTACGCGCCTTCGCGGATTGGGGGTTAGACGGGCTGGAGTGCTACCGCCCCAACACCCCGCCGGTGGAGTCGCACCTCTTTGAGACGGCCGCCAACACGCTCGGCCTGCTGCGCACGGGCGGCTCGGACTGGCACAGCACGCACCGCGGCCCGCTGGGCGAGTTCGCCGTGAAGTACAGCGACGTCAGCGCCCTGCTCGATCCCCGCCTCCCGGCGCTGTCATGA